The DNA window TTGGCATCGGCACGGCGTTGGCGCTCTATCCGGTGCTCACGTCGGAATGCTTTGGCGTCGAGCATCTGGGCGTGAATTATGGGATAGTATTTTCCGCTTATGGTTTCGGAGCGATCGCGATCCAAGGCGGAGCTTATCTTCGGGATCTGACCGGTAGCTACACAGTTCCACTGCTCATCGCAGGGATATTGTCCTTGCTATCGACCGTGATCGTGATCCTCATCCGCCATATCTATAAACTATCGTAAGTCCTTGATAAAGGGGAGATAAATGTTTGAATCTGAAAAAGAGCTAAGATGGATCAGGCTGCTGCTGACCATCATCGCCATCCCAGTGGTCGTGATCATCCTGAAGACGTTGAAGGCGATCTTTATCCCGTTGATCTTCGCTATCTTCCTCTCCTTCGTATTCGCTCCGCTGAATGCTTATCTATCAAAGCGGAAGATACCTATGGTGGTGACTTTTCTCATCCTGTTAGTGATCATCGTCGCCTTTTTTGCTGTGCTCAGCTTCATTGTCTATGCAGCCTCAAACAGCCTCATACTGGGCTTTCCAAAGTATCAGGAAAAGTTCTACCAGACGACTATGGAGACTTGGCAGGGCTTTCAGAGCTGGCTGACGCAGACCAATCTGGCTTTGGGAAACTTGTCCCTTATTGATATCTCGAAACTCTTGTCACCGAGTGGATTCTCCATTACCAAGACGGTTACAGATACGATGGGAACCTTTATGAACGTGCTTTGGAATCTGTTTTTGACCCTGGTCTTTCTGATGTTCATCGTGGGCGGTTCCGTGAAACTGGAAAAAAGGTTGACCCAAGTGCTCAGTTCCGATCGAAAGAGCCAAACCATTTCGATGCTATACAACATCCAATCCCAGATGCAAAAATATCTCTTCACAAAGACGCTGATCAGCCTCGCCACGGCTATTGTCGGTGCGATCCTGATGCTGTTTTTCGGAGTTGATTTTGTGCTCGTGGTGGGCATCATGCTGTTCGTGCTCAATTTCATTCCCAATATCGGATCCATCATTGCTTCCCTGCTGCCCATGCTGATCTGCCTCTTGCAATATGGCTTTGGTGGACGGCTGGTGATCTTCAGCGTTTGCATGATCGGCACGCAAATGCTCTTCGGAAATATCATCGAACCCAAGATTCAAGGAAATGGATTGAATCTGACGCCGATCATGGTCTTGATCTCTTTGATCTTCTGGGGCTGGCTGTGGGGGATTGTGGGCATGATCTTCGCCGTTCCGATCACCTCCGGCATCAATATCATCCTCAAGCAATTGGACGAAAAGAACATCATCTCGGCGA is part of the Candidatus Cloacimonadaceae bacterium genome and encodes:
- a CDS encoding AI-2E family transporter, translated to MFESEKELRWIRLLLTIIAIPVVVIILKTLKAIFIPLIFAIFLSFVFAPLNAYLSKRKIPMVVTFLILLVIIVAFFAVLSFIVYAASNSLILGFPKYQEKFYQTTMETWQGFQSWLTQTNLALGNLSLIDISKLLSPSGFSITKTVTDTMGTFMNVLWNLFLTLVFLMFIVGGSVKLEKRLTQVLSSDRKSQTISMLYNIQSQMQKYLFTKTLISLATAIVGAILMLFFGVDFVLVVGIMLFVLNFIPNIGSIIASLLPMLICLLQYGFGGRLVIFSVCMIGTQMLFGNIIEPKIQGNGLNLTPIMVLISLIFWGWLWGIVGMIFAVPITSGINIILKQLDEKNIISAIISGN